The Glutamicibacter mishrai DNA window GGTGCTGGATTGGCAGCGATCGGGGCGATCCTGATGCCGCGCTTCGAAGCGATCCTGGACTCAGGTCTGGCGGGAATCGACCTGGACTCGATGTTGCGCGGAGCCGACCTGGTGATCACCGCCGAAGGCGCCATCGATTTCCAGACGCCCAAGGGCAAGGTTCCGGCCGAGGTCGCCCGCAGGGCATCGCTGCATGGGGTACCTGTGGTGGCGCTTGCCGGAACCTTGGGCCGTGGTTGCCGCGATGTGCACGACATCGGCATTGACGCCATTGCGTCGATCATGCCGATTCCGATGACTTTGCAGGAAGCCGTGGATGACGGGGAGCGGCTGCTCATCGAAGCGGCTGAACGCTTCATGCGCACCATTATCCTCGGGGCCTCGATGGCGGTGGCTCGGCTGAGCCCGCGTGCTGCGTGGTAGCTGTCTCTGTTACAGAACGTAGCTGGCGATCAGCTGCGAGAGAGCCCGGACATCAACTTTGCCCTTGAACTCCAAGCGAACCTTGCCCAAAGAACTGAACCAAAGGTCCAGTTCTGCGTCGAGGTCAAAGGTTCCCGCCGTCTCGACAGAGAAAGACTGGACTTTTGAATAGGGCAACGAAGTGTAATCGCGCTTCTTGCCGGTCATTCCTTGGACGTTGACGGCAATGAGCCGCTTGTTGGTGAAGACCACGTAGTCGCGAGCACCCTTAAAAGCAGCAAGCAGTTCTTCGCCGGTTACGAGCATAGGCATGATTTCTGGTGCTACTTGTGCAAGATCCCAGGGGCCCAATTTGAACACTGAAGAATTATTAAAATCGATCATGTCCTGATCGTACTGAAGCAGAAGGACAGGATAGATGCGGCTCAGGCGTGCTGCCTGCTTCCACCAGATGTGGAGCAAGCAACACGCCTGATGACTGTCTGCTGGAGACTAGAGTTCGATGGCTGCCACGGTTCGAACTGCGCGAGCTGCCTCTGCACCCTTCTTGAGGAAGTGCTCGAAGTAGAAGTTCTGGTGCTCGTCGCTGGAATGGAAGTGGTGCGGGGTCAGGCTCACCGAGAAGGTCGGCACATCGGTATCCAGCTGGACGCGCATCAGCCCGTCGACCACTGCCTGGGCGACGAAGTCGTGGCGGTAGATGCCTCCGTCGACAACCAACGCGGCGGCAACGATCGCATCGTACTTTCCGCTCTTTGCAAGGCGCTGTGCCTGTAATGGCATTTCGTAGGCACCAGGGACGGTGACGGTGTCGATGGTGTATTCGGTACCGGAAGCGTCCATATCGGCGGTGAATCCGGCCAGTGCCTGATCGACGATATCTGCGTGCCAGCTGGCCTTGATGAATGCGACCTTCAAAGGGGTGCTCATTAAAATCTCTCTATTCTTCTTCTTCTGGAAGTTCGGTTCCTATGGCCCTACCCTAGTGACCAGCGACCTGCTGGCTTAATGCCTTGTCGAAAACACGTAACCTTTAGCGTTTTCAGCGCCAGCCGAGCTGCGGGGCCACGTGGGTGAGGATCGACTCGATCACGTGCGCGTTGTACTCGACGCCCAACTGGTTGGGAACGGTCAGCAGGAGCGTATCGGCCGCGGCAATGGCTTCATCTTCAGCCAGCTTTTTGGCCAGCTCGTCAGGTTCGCCGGCATAGGATTTGCCGAAGACCGCGCGGGTCTTGGCATCAATGTTGCCAATCTGGTCCGAGCTGTAGCGGTCGCGGCCGAAGTACTGCCAGTCGCGTTCATCGGTCAGGGCGAAGATGCTTCGGCTCACCGAGACACGAGGTTCGCGCTCATGGCCGGCTTCATTCCATGCATCGCGGTACAGCTGGATCTGCTCGGCCTGCTGGACGTGGAAGGGCTTGCCCGATTCATCATCCTTCAGCGTGGAGCTTTGCAAGTTCATCCCGAGCTTGGCGGCCCATACCGCGGTGGCGTTCGATCCGGAGCCCCACCAGATGCGCTCTCGCAGGCTCGATGAATGCGGTTCGATCCGCAATAGCCCCGGCGGGTTGGCGAACATCGGGTTCGGGTTGGGCTCGGCAAAGCCCTCGCCGGAGAGTACTTCGAGCAGCCGCTCGGTGTGGCGCCGTCCCATGTCGGCGTCGGACTCACCGGCTTGAGGCTCGAAGCCGAAATGGCGCCAGCCGTCGATGACCTGCTCGGGTGAACCACGGCTGATGCCCAGTTGCAGTCGGCGATTGGAGATCAGGTCTGCGGAGCCGGCATCCTCGGCCATGTATAAAGGATTCTCGTAGCGCATATCGATGACGCCGGTGCCGATTTCGATGCGGCTGGTTTTGGCGCCAATGGCAGCCAGCAACGGGAATGGCGAGGCATACTGCTGGGCGAAGTGGTGAACGCGGAAGTATGCTCCGTCCGCTCCCAGTTCTTCCGCGGCCACTGCGAGGTCGATGGCCTGCAACAGGGCATCCGAAGCACTGCGGGTGCCGGATTGCGGATGGTCGGTCCAATGACCGAAGGACAAGAATCCGATGTTCTTCATATTTGAGCCAACAAGTAGTTCTGATCGGTTATTCCGTGACATTTATTCCGTGACATCGCTGAATCTTAGGGCGCGCGGATAGGTTTGTTATTAGAAACTTGTCGCTAACACCGCGTCAAGTTGAAGACGTTGAGAAAGGCCTTCTACATGACACAACACGAGGCAGTCGTCGTTCGTCCGGTGACAACTACGGACCAGACACGGTGGAAAGAGTTATTCAGAGGGTACCGGGAGTTCTACCGCCTACCGGAGTCGGAGGATGTGGTTTCTCGTGTCTGGGGTTGGCTCATGGACCCAGAACATGAATGCCAAGCACTTGTGGCCGAGAGCAACGGTATTGTCGTGGCATTTGGGAACTATCGACGTTTTGCGCGCCCTTCCACCGGTAGCGTAGGGCTGTGGTTGGATGATCTGTTCACTAGCGAACAGGCTCGTGGCCAAGGCGTGGCGCGAGCCATCATCAACGAGCTCGCCCAACTTACAGGTGTGCAAGGAGCATCGGTTCTGCGATGGATTACCGCACAAGATAACCTTCAGGCGCAGGCGCTCTATGACCAGGTTGCTACCCGTACCAGTTGGGTTACCTACGACGCTGCTCCTACCGCATGATGGCCAAGAATGAATTCGGTCAGCCGGTCGGAGAACAAATCCCTGAGTGGGTGCCGGCTCCACTGCCCAGCGCGCAGACACTTAAAGGTCGATACTGCACGCTAGAACGGCTGAATCCCGACAAGCACGCAGAACAGCTATACGCCGCCTATTCGAATGAATCCGATGGGCGGGACTGGACTTACTTACCGGTCGGCCCTTGGGAGAACTTTCAAACGTACTTCGCTTGGACGCAACAGGCTGCTGCGAGTGTTGATCCGCGCCATTATGCAGTGGTGGACAACTCCAATGGGCGGGCGCTGGGCACGTTGGCGTTGATGCGTCACGACCCTGCCAATGGAGTTATTGAGGTCGGTTTTGTCGTTTTTTCTGGTGCGCTCAAACGCACGCGGATCGCGACCGAAGCACACTATCTGCTCATGAGTTATGTTTTCGATACCCTCGGCTACCGACGCTATGAGTGGAAATGCGACAGCCGTAACGAGCCATCGATGAAGGCGGCTCATCGTCTGGGATTCGACTATGAGGGAACCTTCAGGCAGCACGTTGTTTATAAGGGACGAAATCGAGACACCGCATGGTTCTCGATTATTGATGGAGATTGGCCCAGAGGGCGAGCTGCCTTCAACGATTGGCTGGATCCGTCCAACTTCGATAACAGAGGCCAGCAAAGGCGACCACTGAGCATAAACCGTTGACGTTCAAGTTGCCTATCGTGTTGGTACGGCGGGTTCCAAGAGATCTGAATCCCTGGATGTCGCTAATTCGATCCAGATGGAATCCAGCGAAAGGTCCAGAACGGCTGCCACCGCAGCGATGGTGGAAAACGCTGGGGTGGCTACTCGACCGGTCTCGATTTTTCGTAGAGTTTCGGGGGAGAGACCTGCTTCAAGTGCAACGTCGAGGATGGTGCGTTGACCCCGGGCACGTCGAAGGATGGATCCAAGGATCTTGCCTTGTTCCAGTTCTTTTGCGGTGAGCGGTAATCTAACCATAATAAAATTATAGTACCGGTACTATATGACCGGTATAGTTATTGGCATGATTGAAATTCTCACAGCCACTGAGGTTGACCGCGCCCGGCAGACCGGGCAACTTGTTGGTACCATCCTCGCTACGCTCAAAGAGCGTGTGCAGGTAGGAACCAACCTGTTAGAAATCGACGCATGGACCAAGGAAATGATCTTGGAAGCAGGCGCCGTGTCCTGTTACGTCGACTACGCTCCGGCCTTCGGAAATGGACCTTTTGGGCACTACATCTGCACCGGAGTTAACGACGCAGTACTGCACGGTTTGCCACGCGATTACCGCCTAGCCCAAGGGGATCTGTTGTCCCTGGATCTGGCCGTCACACTTCATGGGATCTCCGCAGACGCCGCGATTAGCTTTGTTGTAGGTTCCGAAGGCACCGAAGAAGACCAGAACCTGATCAACACCACCCAGCTCGCGTTGGCTGCCGGAATCGAGGCAGCTAAGTCCGGTGCGAAAATCGGTGACCTGTCCTTCGCTATGGGGTCGGTGCTCAAAGCAGCTGGCTACCAAGTAAATCTGGAATTCGGTGGCCATGGCATCGGTACGACCATGCACCAAGACCCGCACGTATCCAATGACGGACGCCCTGGTCGCGGTTACACCTTGCGACCAGGACTCTTGCTGGCGCTAGAACCATGGATCATGACCGATACCGACAAATTGGTCACCGACAAAGATGGCTGGACCTTGCGTAGCTCGACAGGTTGCCGAACGGCGCATACTGAACACACCATCGCGATTACCGCATCGGGCGCCGAGATCTTGACCTTGCCTAAGGCCTGAACACTTAGGCGTTAGGTTGTTGCTGAACATGCGCGTCTAGCTGGGCCAAGCCAGGGTTCGCGCTACCTCATGTAGCGCGGTGCGGCATCTGGACGGATCGCGGACCAGCCCTGCTGGCAGCGCCCCGGCGAAGTCCCAGCCACCATTGACGGCCAGACGCTTCAGGTTCGCTAGATTGCGTTCATGTAGCGACCCGGGGTTTTGCGGGTAACTGCCCAACAGCAGCGTGCCCCGGGTGAAACCGCGGGCCGCGCATGCTTCTAGAGTTAACGCCGTATGGTTCAACGTCCCTAAATCCGGGCGCGTGGCCACCACAAGACTGGCATCTACCGCTACCGCCAGATCGGCAATGGTTTCCCCGGCCTCGGTCAGCTCGACAAGTAAACCGCCGGACCCCTCGATGAGCACCACCTCATGTGCGGCAGCTAGTTCGCTGATCCGTTGTCTGTGCTCGGCCAAGGGTGGCAATGCAACAGCTGGGTCCAGCCCGGCGCACAGTGCGGCGTCCACCGGGGCCATCGGGTGACGCAGACGCACCCCTTCGAAAACCGCGAGTGGCTCGGGATTCCCCAGCCAGCACGCAATGTCTTGTGCGTCCCCGGGGCTAGTTCCTTCAACCCCGGTTTGTGCCGGCTTATAGAGAGCGACGCTGTGCCCTTGGGTCAGCGCGCGGGCCGCCAGCACCGCCGTTGTCACGGTCTTGCCGACCTCGGTATCGGTTCCAGTTATTGCAAAGATCAAGGCCGTATCCTCTCGGCAGGGT harbors:
- the map gene encoding type I methionyl aminopeptidase, encoding MIEILTATEVDRARQTGQLVGTILATLKERVQVGTNLLEIDAWTKEMILEAGAVSCYVDYAPAFGNGPFGHYICTGVNDAVLHGLPRDYRLAQGDLLSLDLAVTLHGISADAAISFVVGSEGTEEDQNLINTTQLALAAGIEAAKSGAKIGDLSFAMGSVLKAAGYQVNLEFGGHGIGTTMHQDPHVSNDGRPGRGYTLRPGLLLALEPWIMTDTDKLVTDKDGWTLRSSTGCRTAHTEHTIAITASGAEILTLPKA
- a CDS encoding GNAT family N-acetyltransferase — encoded protein: MMAKNEFGQPVGEQIPEWVPAPLPSAQTLKGRYCTLERLNPDKHAEQLYAAYSNESDGRDWTYLPVGPWENFQTYFAWTQQAAASVDPRHYAVVDNSNGRALGTLALMRHDPANGVIEVGFVVFSGALKRTRIATEAHYLLMSYVFDTLGYRRYEWKCDSRNEPSMKAAHRLGFDYEGTFRQHVVYKGRNRDTAWFSIIDGDWPRGRAAFNDWLDPSNFDNRGQQRRPLSINR
- a CDS encoding LLM class flavin-dependent oxidoreductase is translated as MKNIGFLSFGHWTDHPQSGTRSASDALLQAIDLAVAAEELGADGAYFRVHHFAQQYASPFPLLAAIGAKTSRIEIGTGVIDMRYENPLYMAEDAGSADLISNRRLQLGISRGSPEQVIDGWRHFGFEPQAGESDADMGRRHTERLLEVLSGEGFAEPNPNPMFANPPGLLRIEPHSSSLRERIWWGSGSNATAVWAAKLGMNLQSSTLKDDESGKPFHVQQAEQIQLYRDAWNEAGHEREPRVSVSRSIFALTDERDWQYFGRDRYSSDQIGNIDAKTRAVFGKSYAGEPDELAKKLAEDEAIAAADTLLLTVPNQLGVEYNAHVIESILTHVAPQLGWR
- a CDS encoding PH domain-containing protein codes for the protein MIDFNNSSVFKLGPWDLAQVAPEIMPMLVTGEELLAAFKGARDYVVFTNKRLIAVNVQGMTGKKRDYTSLPYSKVQSFSVETAGTFDLDAELDLWFSSLGKVRLEFKGKVDVRALSQLIASYVL
- the bioD gene encoding dethiobiotin synthase is translated as MIFAITGTDTEVGKTVTTAVLAARALTQGHSVALYKPAQTGVEGTSPGDAQDIACWLGNPEPLAVFEGVRLRHPMAPVDAALCAGLDPAVALPPLAEHRQRISELAAAHEVVLIEGSGGLLVELTEAGETIADLAVAVDASLVVATRPDLGTLNHTALTLEACAARGFTRGTLLLGSYPQNPGSLHERNLANLKRLAVNGGWDFAGALPAGLVRDPSRCRTALHEVARTLAWPS
- a CDS encoding helix-turn-helix domain-containing protein is translated as MVRLPLTAKELEQGKILGSILRRARGQRTILDVALEAGLSPETLRKIETGRVATPAFSTIAAVAAVLDLSLDSIWIELATSRDSDLLEPAVPTR
- a CDS encoding GNAT family N-acetyltransferase — its product is MTQHEAVVVRPVTTTDQTRWKELFRGYREFYRLPESEDVVSRVWGWLMDPEHECQALVAESNGIVVAFGNYRRFARPSTGSVGLWLDDLFTSEQARGQGVARAIINELAQLTGVQGASVLRWITAQDNLQAQALYDQVATRTSWVTYDAAPTA
- a CDS encoding 6,7-dimethyl-8-ribityllumazine synthase gives rise to the protein MLMSTPLKVAFIKASWHADIVDQALAGFTADMDASGTEYTIDTVTVPGAYEMPLQAQRLAKSGKYDAIVAAALVVDGGIYRHDFVAQAVVDGLMRVQLDTDVPTFSVSLTPHHFHSSDEHQNFYFEHFLKKGAEAARAVRTVAAIEL